A stretch of DNA from Spirosoma endbachense:
CAGATTTTGATTTGCTTTTATACCAGATGTATCCAGTTAGGGCATAGCCACGCCAACCTCCGCCGGCCATACAGCATCGAGTCCCTTAAACTGGCCATATCGTTGACTGGTCACCGCAAAGGCTTGCTGCTGTTCTTCCGTTAGCGGATAAAAGAGAGCGGGGTCAATTGACACGATATTCTTTTTGATTGTTCGTTTCCAGGTACCAACAACCCGACCATCGATAACCAGTATTGGGTTGAATATGCCATTCCCGGCACTTACGACCTGCTTAAGATCAAGCGCACCGAGTGCAGCACTACGATCTTTATAGCCCACCAGATACTCGTCGAAAGACGGTAGCAAATGAACGACCAGTGATGTATCCTGAAAATTTGGTTCCTGTTGAGTTCTCCAATATGTTTTTCCATTCGTTGTTTCCTGCACAAGCTGTGCGTTGAGCATCGATAGCCCGGTCCTAGCTTCGGCCACGGTCAGGCCCGACCACCACACAAAATCCTGTATGGTGGCAGGCCCGTGGCTCATAAAATACCGCTTCGTCAGTTCGGCCAATGCTTCGTCGTGTTCCATCGATTTCGTAGCGGGAACCCATTCATCAAGCAATGTATAGGTGTTTTCGCTCCCTCGCCGAACGCCACAACAGATTATTCCATCGAATGCGGCCCGTACCAGTAGCCCGTTGATGCGTAGGTCATGCGTTGGAATACCGACCTGTTCAAGTGCGTCTTTCAATTCACTCCGAATGAGTTGCTTACCTCCCTGCATGGCCCGAGCCATCGCGTCGTAACTTTTAACCAGCGTTTTTTCATCGAGTTCTAGTCTTCGCAATAAACCCGAACAGGCCACATAAAGCCGGGGTCTGAGCAACGTCAATAGCCAGCGACTATCATCAGCAGCAATCAGATGCAGTGTGCCCCGCATTGCCCAGGTACGAATTATCGACCGATCGACGATAGCCTGCTCTATGGTTTCTTCAGTAGCACCTGGCATACGCAGGCCAAGCGCCCATTTTGCCGCTAGAAAATCCTGCGCCTGCATTGCCCCGAACCATGCAACCAGATCACTCGGTTTCATGAATGTCGACTCTGTGATTTGTTGATTGGCTAACCGGTGCTGATTAATCGTCGACTCTGTCATTTCGGAAAAATTTGAAAATCAGGCAGTTCTGTGAATGGGCAATTGAAGGCAACCGATTAACCAGCAAGGTGTCGAATTGAATCCAATTACCCATTCATTCTATTTACCAAATTAATCAACCAATCAGGCGATAAAAATTATAATCCGTCATGGGGGCATCCTTCAGGCCAATGGTATGACCAATGGTGATAAGCTGACCCCGATGATAGGTGCTGTGGTTCATGCAATGCTGAATAAACGAAATACGTGGCTCTATCCCATCGGCCCAGGGTGTTTTCAGGATCACTTCTTCCTGCAATTCAGCATCGGTCAACGATTTCACATAGGCAGTAAACTCGTTCGACTGATCAATTAGTCCATCAAATGCTTCATCCAATGTACCATAAAAGCCGTTTTGCCGAAATGACGCTGGTGCTTCAACCTGCTGCAAAACCGAAAGCCAGAACCGTTGTGTATCCCAGATATGCACCAACGTTCCTTTAATACCCGGAAAACTGGATGGCACTTCCAGTTCCATCAAACCCGACGGTTTGGTCTGGAGCCATTCGACTAGCCGTTTGTTAGCCCATTCGTTGTAAACAACATAGTCGCTGATCAGCGCTGCAATGGTCAGGGGGGTCTTTACTTCGGTTGCCTGTGTCATGATTGGTATTGGTTGTTGGTTTACCTTACAAAATAACACGCTACCACTGACAGCCCTATGTCAGTAGGGTCTGCGATTTTTTTAAAATTTTTCGACTGAATTTCTGACCGAAAGTTATTATGTCTATCGATTTCGTAACCCTATCAGTATTCACTCTGGAATAGATGCTTTTAGGCAAATAGACCTCATCATCACCGCATGAAACCGCTCCTTTCGCTCTTCTTTCTTTTCAGTTCGACAACCTTGCCCGTGTTAGCCCAATCAGTCGATTCCGGCGTTTATGTCTGGGCTAAATCCCCCGTCAGCAGAAAGGCTACCAGTGAGCAACGAACCCTTCTTGAGGGTACAACGACCGACTTCAAGCATATGAAGATCCACGCGACTACCCTACCGGCTCATCAGGCACCACATCCTGCTCACAAACACGACGACGAAGAACTGATCATCATTAAAGAAGGCAAACTGACCATTACGATTGAAGGAAAAACCAAAACTTTAGGCGCTGGCAGCATCGCCCTGATGATGCCAGGAGACGAGCACGGCTTCGAGAACAAGGGCGATTCGCCAGTCACGTATTTCGTGATGCGGTATGAATCGAAAGAGCCAAAAGATCTGGAACGAGGCAAAAAAGCGGGTGGATCGTTCTGGGTCGATTGGGATGAGGTTGAGTTCAAACAGCACGATAAAGGCGGCATCCGGCGTATGTTCGACCGGGCTACTGCCATGACCAAACGCTTCGAAATGCACGTCACGACCCTAAATCAGGGCTTATGGAGCCACCCGCCCCACACCCACCGGGCCGCTGAAATCCTCCTTATGACGGACAACACAGCCCAGGAAAGTATTGATGGAAAGCTCTTTTCGGCCACCAAGGGTGATCTGATTTTTCTGGAATCCAATGTACCTCACGCCATTCAGAACACCAGCCAGGGTAGCTGTACTTATTTCGCGTTTCAGTTCGAGTAATCAGGTATTGATTTATTCCGATTCAATGATGATATACGATCCTTTTCGGGGAAAAGAACCTGTGTCTTCGAACATCCGTTACTACCTAACCTGACACGCTAGGATTAGCTCTACAACAAAAGGTCAGGTAGCAGTAACACCATGAATCTACAACTCAACAACAAGATCGCGTTAGTAACCGGCTCTACTGCCGGTATCGGTCTGGCAACTGCGCGAAAACTCCTCGAAGAAGGCGCTCATGTAATCATTACCGGTCGTACCGAAGATCGGATTCAGTCGGTTATTCAGCAGCTAAAAAGTCAGTTACCTGACGCCAATGTTCGCGGAGTGGCCGTTGATTTTTCGCAGAAAACAGCTGTCGATAACCTTCTTAACGAAGTTCCGGAAGTCGATATTCTGGTAAACAATGCAGGCATTTTCGAACCAAAAGCCTTCGTCGATATTCCTGACGAAGACTGGTTCCGTTTTTTTGAAGTAAACGTCATAAGTGGTATTCGGTTGGCACGGCAGTATTTTCCGGCCATGCTCAGCAAAGGCTGGGGGCGAATTTTGTTCATTTCCAGCGAATCGGCTCTGCAAATTCCCGAAGAAATGATTCACTACGGAATGACCAAAACGGCTCAGTTAGCCGTAGCGCGAGGACTGGCCGAATTAACGAAAGGTACGGCCGTAACGGTCAATTCGGTGTTGCCCGGTCCGACAGCATCGGAAGGTGTTCAGGATTTCGTGGCGGATATGGCGAGGCATCAGAATAAAGATCGGGATCAGGTTGAACGGGAATTTTTCCAGACAGCCCGACCCACGTCGCTTCTTCAACGATTTTCCACTACAGATGAGGTCGCTAATATGATTGTGTATCTGAGTAGCCCACTGGCATCTGCCACAAATGGCTCAGCCATTCGGGTTGATGGAGGCACGGTAAAAGCAATTGTGTAATCCGACTGCTCTCCTACTCAGTGAATTCAAAAGATTGACCCTGAATTTCTCAACCCTTATGAGTTACTGCTCATAAGGGTTTATTTTTTAATCCGTTCAGCAAATACTCCAGTCCATTTAATCTGATTTCGTACATAGTTTGAAGCAGCATGCCCAGTTTACCGGCCGGAAAGCCGTTCTGTGAAAACCATTCCAAATACGAAACAGGTAATTCCCTGATTAGTCGACCTTTGTACTTACCAAAAGGCATCTGATACTGAATTAATTCCTTCAGTATAGTGGGGTCGCCATGCGGTATCTCTTCTGCCATTGAG
This window harbors:
- a CDS encoding cupin domain-containing protein; its protein translation is MKPLLSLFFLFSSTTLPVLAQSVDSGVYVWAKSPVSRKATSEQRTLLEGTTTDFKHMKIHATTLPAHQAPHPAHKHDDEELIIIKEGKLTITIEGKTKTLGAGSIALMMPGDEHGFENKGDSPVTYFVMRYESKEPKDLERGKKAGGSFWVDWDEVEFKQHDKGGIRRMFDRATAMTKRFEMHVTTLNQGLWSHPPHTHRAAEILLMTDNTAQESIDGKLFSATKGDLIFLESNVPHAIQNTSQGSCTYFAFQFE
- a CDS encoding winged helix DNA-binding domain-containing protein, whose translation is MTESTINQHRLANQQITESTFMKPSDLVAWFGAMQAQDFLAAKWALGLRMPGATEETIEQAIVDRSIIRTWAMRGTLHLIAADDSRWLLTLLRPRLYVACSGLLRRLELDEKTLVKSYDAMARAMQGGKQLIRSELKDALEQVGIPTHDLRINGLLVRAAFDGIICCGVRRGSENTYTLLDEWVPATKSMEHDEALAELTKRYFMSHGPATIQDFVWWSGLTVAEARTGLSMLNAQLVQETTNGKTYWRTQQEPNFQDTSLVVHLLPSFDEYLVGYKDRSAALGALDLKQVVSAGNGIFNPILVIDGRVVGTWKRTIKKNIVSIDPALFYPLTEEQQQAFAVTSQRYGQFKGLDAVWPAEVGVAMP
- a CDS encoding SDR family NAD(P)-dependent oxidoreductase, which produces MNLQLNNKIALVTGSTAGIGLATARKLLEEGAHVIITGRTEDRIQSVIQQLKSQLPDANVRGVAVDFSQKTAVDNLLNEVPEVDILVNNAGIFEPKAFVDIPDEDWFRFFEVNVISGIRLARQYFPAMLSKGWGRILFISSESALQIPEEMIHYGMTKTAQLAVARGLAELTKGTAVTVNSVLPGPTASEGVQDFVADMARHQNKDRDQVEREFFQTARPTSLLQRFSTTDEVANMIVYLSSPLASATNGSAIRVDGGTVKAIV
- a CDS encoding DUF3820 family protein, which encodes MAEEIPHGDPTILKELIQYQMPFGKYKGRLIRELPVSYLEWFSQNGFPAGKLGMLLQTMYEIRLNGLEYLLNGLKNKPL
- a CDS encoding DinB family protein; this encodes MTQATEVKTPLTIAALISDYVVYNEWANKRLVEWLQTKPSGLMELEVPSSFPGIKGTLVHIWDTQRFWLSVLQQVEAPASFRQNGFYGTLDEAFDGLIDQSNEFTAYVKSLTDAELQEEVILKTPWADGIEPRISFIQHCMNHSTYHRGQLITIGHTIGLKDAPMTDYNFYRLIG